Genomic window (Leucoraja erinacea ecotype New England chromosome 22, Leri_hhj_1, whole genome shotgun sequence):
acaggccctgcggttcATCAAGTCTatgttgaccagtgatcccacacactaacaatatcctacacacactaagggtaaatttacaattttaccaagcaattaacctacaaatttgtcattctttggagtgtgggaggaacccggagcaaccTGGAACCTggaaaaaatccacgcaggtcacagggagaacttacaaactacatacagacagcacctgtagtcaggatcaaacatgggtctctggcgctgtgccactgtgccactgctgGGGTGATCCCAGTCTTTTTCCCAAGGGAACCTAAattagagggtataggtttaaagtgagtgggGGATATGAGGGGCGGGTGTTCCCATTCGGATAATGGATATCAACACTGGTACAATTTTACTGTTACAGTTTGTATTTTATACATAACCTGACGTTCTATTGCTGTGGATTGTTAATGTACATCGAGTACCAAGATGTCATGTGACAAATTCCTTTGTTTATCATTTCTATTTCATTGAGTAATGTATATTGTTTCCAAAACAGGAGGATGACAAATCTGACTCATCAGCACTACTGCAGCAGAGGAGTCCCCAGGGTATGAGTGACACCGGCTATTCATCTGATGGGATATCGAGCTCTTTGGGTGAAATTACAAACACTCTCCAAAGTGAAGATAAGGACTTGCTCAAGGAGCCAGTGAAGAAAGATTCCGTTTCCCAGGAAAGTAGTCCATCAAGTCCTTCTGATCTTGCCAAGTTAGAAAGTACTGTACTTTCAATCTTAGAAGCTCAGGCAAATACACAAAACAATGCCAAGCCAGGTCAGTACAAAGATCCTTATGGACTTTATACTGAGCAGGAAAGAGAGCACCACAGGCCAAGGACCCTGCCAATTACTCCTGAATCTTACAGCTCAGATGAAGAGGATCTAGAAGATATTCAGGAAGAGGATGAAGAAACTCTGGAGAATGAGAGTCGTGCGGTTACGTTGCATAAAACGGTGGCAAGAGAAAGCTGTAGTTCTGAGGAGGCAGCGGTGAGGAGGCAGAGATACGATTCTCTGGAGGACAGTAGTGAGAGCGAGCTCTCACCCAGGCAACACCGGCCAAGAGCCGTCAGCGTTGGATCATCAAGCAGTGACAGCCACGCATCTGGTGATGAGGAAGAATTCATTCGAAAGCAGATTATTGAGATGAGTGCTGGTGAAGATGAATCAGGATCTGATGAGGATGAATATATTAGGGGCCAGTTGAAAGAGATTGGCAAAAAAGACCATCCAGAGACCAAAGGGTCAACTGCTAAGCACAGGCGTCTTTCAAAGAAAAGCAGCACAAGTCATGATGATGATTCAGGGCGACGGCACTCGTGGcatgacgatgatgatgatgaagtctACGACGCAAGCCCTGAAGCCAAGTACAGAGAGACGAAAAGTCAGGAAAATGAGGAGATGTCTGTCTCAGCTGGTGGAGGTCTTAGACGTTTTAAAACTATTGATTTGAACAGTTCTATTGCAAATAAGTACACAGAGGATTCAGAAAAAAAGGATGAAATGTACTATGATGAAGAACCAGAGCTGGAGATGGAAAGTTTGACAGATTCACCAGAAGACAGGTCAAGAGGAGAAGGTTCATCCAGTTTACATGCAACATCCAGCTTCACGCCTGGTACCTCACCCACTTCAGTGTCATCTTTGGACGAAGACAGCGACAGCAGTCCTAGCCACAAGAAGGTCCTTGAAGAGAGTAAACAGCAACGCAAGGCTCGTCACAGATCACATGGTCCTCTGTTGCCAACCATTGAAGATTCCTCTGAAGAAGAAGAATTGCGGGAGGAGGAAGAACTTCTGCGAGAACAAGAGAAGCAACGAGAATTGGAGCAACAACAAAGGAAGAGTTCAACAAAGAAATCCAAGAAAGATAAAGATGAGCTGAGAGCTCAGAGAAGGCGTGAACGTCCAAAAACTCCTCCCAGCAACCTGTCACCCATTGAAGATGCCTCCCCCACAGAGGAACTGCGTCAAGCTGCAGAAATGGAGGAGTTACATCGGTCTTCATGCTCAGAATATTCACCAAGCATTGAGTCTGAATCTGAAGGCTTTGAAATCAGTCCAGAAAAAATAATCGAAGTGCAGAAAGTTTATAAACTGCCAACATCAGTTTTGTTGCATTCTCCAACAGATGATAAGTCTGGCAACATTATGGAAGATGCGATTGGTCAGAAGTCTTTGAAAAGTGCAGATGAAGCGTATGAACAAATGATGCAAAAAGCAAAATTACTTCAGAATCAGAAAGGAGCGGACGAAGTATTTGAGAAAGAGCCTTTATATGGGGGCATGTTAATAGAAGATTATATCTACCAATCTTTAGTTGAAGATACCtacaatggaactgcagataaccGTGACTTACATTCGGGGCAGCATCCTGCTGCAGGACTGTTCCAAGATGGTGAAAAGAAATTAAGAAGTCCCGATGAAATTTATGAGGAAATAATGCGAAGGTCTCCCGGTTACAGTGACGCCAGGCAGTCCCGCCAGACGCAAGCTTCTGTTGGGAACATCCAGCGACAACAAGTCACCACTGTGCAGCCTGGCAGACAGACCATCATTACACATTCCTCAGGGGCTGCTGAAACTTCCCCAAACATGGACAGGCAGTTGTTAGATGCTGATGCTGCGTATGAGGAGCTGATGAAGCGGCAAAGGGCGCTGTTAACTCCGGGAACCAGCCCAACGCAACCATGTTCCCCCCTGTCCCCAGTGACGACTGATGCCGACCACATTCCTGGAGCAACATTCCCACCGGCTTCTAGCAGCATGGGCTACGATGCAATGACCTCAATGCCACATTCAGACGCAGGGGTCACCCAGACTGTGGTGACGGGCAGTGTTGTGCATTCTATCCCAGACGTTAGAATTACCCAACACTTCACAGAAGAGGACATTGAAACAGAATTCCCAGATTATGGTGCTGATGAAAGACCAGAGATGGTGAAGCAGAGCAAACCGGAGACGACGGTCATCTCTGTGGCACCGAGCAGCACCACACCGGCAATATCTACTTGCACAATTCCCTCAACCATCACCACAACTGGGGTCTCTCTAGTTTCTCACACTGTGCCAGCTTTGGCAACAGATTTGGTTGCTGTTGGTAAAGCCACAAGTGAAGAGAGGGCCACTGTAGCACCCACATGTACTACAGCCAGAGTAACAATGAGTCCTGTAACTGGTGTGGTGGGTAGGACTTCTCATGTCCATCCTGTTCCAGTCAGTGCCCCAGTGGATCCTGCAAACAAGTCACACCATGTGGTTATTTCTGTTCCTCCTGGTCAAGACAGTTCCCAGACTCCCACCTCCACTCTGACCTCATCACCACAGGTCAGACCATCCACTGCAGCCAATCATTATGCCAAGGTTGGCCCTTCGGTAAGTGTGACTATATGTGGAAGCTCAGGTGTAACACAGCCTGCATCAAAAGCGATGTCACTATCCATTCGGTCAGGAGATGGAAAACTCacaactgcctcaactactgcaTCCATCTCCTGCTCCACAGCCCAACAAGTACCATACACCACAGCCTGGGATTGTACAGCAGGCTCATTTATCACGAGACCAGCACTGTACACTGCAATGGGCACACctctcccacctccacctccgccTCTCCCTCCACTAATGTTTCCAAAGCCATTTGCCATCCCAAGGAAGCCATGCATGCCTCAGGTTCCCATCTGTGGAATGGGTTACCCCATATACGCTGGTGTTAGAACAGGTGTGTCTAATAGTGTAAATCAAAGTAGTGTGCTGGCCGACAGCCGATTCTAccaccccccaccgccccccgtcCCTCCAAAACCAGCCAACATTCCCTCTGCCATGGTATTCCCCACAAGGCCAACAGATGGAATACGACCTGCCATCCCTCCAAAGCCTTCACTCTCTCACCTCCCTCTCACTGAACACAAACCAGGTGAATTACTGCATAAACCTCCCTCCTCAACAGCAACCTTGTCTTTGAAGCTGACTTCTCCAGGAGACTTTAGACCCACCTCACCCACATCCCCCCTGTCCCCGTACTCAAACAGAGCTTCTCCCAAGTTGACTCTTCATTCACAAGCGACCTACGTAGTCATCACCTTACCATCTGAGCCGGGCACACCAACAGAATCTATCACCTGCCAAGCATCACCTGCGCACCTGTGCACCACCTCGACAAAATCACCCGCTCTCGCCCCGTTACCGTCCACTCTATCCTTGGCTCACTTCACGCAGTCTttagaaagaaaggaaatagtTGAAAAGGGAAAGACAGAGACTGTATATTTTTATCAGAGTTTGGCGCAGGGTGTTATATCAACGGTGGCCCGTGAGATGCCGGCCGAGGCCACACAGGTGCCGGTATTGTACAACACGAGTgtctccatctccatccccccGAACGATAAATATCCAGAGACTTCGCGCCTTCAGGGAACCGACAGCTCCCTGGACCAAGGGCCATCAGCCAATGATGTGATAGATCTCCGCACTTTGACATCTCTGGACTCGGCCATGACCACCAAAGGTATGGACTTGTCCACGTTACCGGCAGATGGGCGGAGGCAGGGGTCGGCGGTGGATGCCGGCACTGGGCGACTGACCACCGTAGTCCAGCCCAACATTGTCAACCTCAGCACCGTTGCAGCAGCGGAACAAGTGGCAGGTTGCAGAACTGTAGTGGGTTCAGCATTCACTGCAGAGCCATGCGAGGGGCAGGTGGATCTGGTACATGCGGCATCATTGCCTCTACAACTGACAGCCCGCCTTGATGCTGTGCCGACTACTCGTGGCCCGGCGGCTGGAGTCGGCGTGGCGGAGGTCCCCATTAACCTGACGTGTAGTTCCACCGCCCCGGTGCAGGGCTGGTCTGTCCCAACACCGCTCACCTTGGCCCCCACCGGGACCACTAACGGCTGGACGGATGGAGACGTGCCTGAGATCGCAGCCGTCGACCTGAGTACCACCAAGCCTCAGAGGATGATGGTGTCTCTGGATGAGGCGACTTCCGGCATCGTGACGGCGGTGGTGGGAGTGGATGACCGGCCAGTTGACCTCACGGCTGGACGGCAGAGTGTTTGCTGCGATGTGGTTTACAAACTGCCCTTTGGCCGGACTTGTTCCTCTCTGGAACCCGCCTCTGTTCTACCTGAAGACCGCTACGGTTACAGGGATGACCACTATACCTATGACCGCAATGGTTCCCGGGGGTTGGGCAACATGAAGCCTTCTATGTCGGACACCAACCTAGCGGAGGCTGGCGTGTTTCAGTACCGGACCAAGTACAACTTCAATGCCGCAGATGCAGCTGTGGATCTAACTGCAGGCAAACTGACACCAGGTCAGTGTGAATCAGCGACAGATTTGTCCCTCAAACTCTGCCTGCATGCTTTCCCACAACTTGTGTTGGCTTAATGCGTTTCATTTGCATCGTTCTAATCCCTGTGTATTTCCACTTGAGCCCAGAACATTAAGCATGAGGAAATTAATTGCAACTAACCCTTTGTTTCATCATTTTTGCATTATTCGCACAGCTGCCTGCATGCACTTGCATGTTTATTTATTTCCAGTTTGTTTTTGTTTGGTTTCTAATTGCAAATGTCGGTGGTAATGAGGATTGCATGTGCTGGCACGTCACCCACTCTTCAGTCTGAGTGTCTGCGAGTGAATGCCTGTTTTTGACCCTGTGATTACAGGTGAACTAATGGACTATTCTGCAGTTTGTACCCAACCTCACGAACACCTGAGTCAAGGAGCGCTGAGCTATCCCGAGACGAGACAGCTGATTGCAGGCACTTCCCCTCTGCCCCAGTACTCGCAGGCAAGATTAATAGCGACCATGGGAGGTCACCACGGCATGCCGAGTGTGCTCAGGTCTTCTGGCGGGGTGGTTTATTCTTCCGTGGCAACTCCAATTCCATCCACGTTTGCAATTACCACCCAGCCCGGTTCAATATTTAGCCACTCCCTTGGTCTTCATGGCAGTGAGAGCGGTCTACTAGGGTTAGACACAGCGACCTTCCAACCCGCGGGCTCGGACCCACTACAGAGCGGACCCCATATTGCGGCCACGTACCCCGAGTCTGCAGGCGCCCCCTACTTGCACGAAGCTGATTATTTGCAAGATCCCGACATCGACCCGACTACAATCCCCCAGCTCTCCCCTCTCACGTCGCCCGGGTCCGAGGAGAACAAACATCTGCTGATGGAACGGGAGATGTTGGAGTTTGAGAAGATGAAACAGATCCGTTTGGCCGAGGAGCTGGAGCGGGAACGACACGAGATCCAGATCTTCCGCGAACAAGAGAAGATGATCGTGCAGCGGGAACTCCAGGAGCTACAGACGATGAAGCAGCAACTGTTGTTCCAGCAGGAAGAGGAGAGGCAGGCACAGTTTATGATGCAACAAGAAACTATAGCCCAGCAGCAGATCCAACTGGAGCAGATCCAACAGTTACAGCATCAACTGCAGCAGCAACTGGAGGAACAGAAGATCCGCCAGATCTATCAGATCTACGACTCCCCTACGACCCAGACCACGTCCACCAGCGCAGAGAGCGGGGCATTCTGGCAAACTCAGGACTCGAATGTCTCTCCTCTAATGAGCCACGATGTCCCACAGAGCCAACCCTGGTACGATGGTGTTCCTCAGCACACGCCTCGCCATTGTCTACTCAGCTCCGTGTCTGAAATGTCTCTGAAGGACATTGACGCTAGAGAGGGCAGGCAGCTGAGAAAGAGAAGCTCCATGCCGAGGCTGCGCGCCACGGATAGCCCAGAGGAAAGTTTACAGGACTCTAAATCGTACAAGAAAATAGTGGACAGTGGTGTCCAAACTGACGACGAAGAAGCGACGGAGAGGTCGTACGCAACCAGAAGAAGAAGATCGAAGAAGAGCGTGGATTCGTGCGTGCAGACGGACGATGAGGACAATGCAGAGGAGTGGGACATCCCCAACAGGAGACGCAAGTCTCGAGTGGGGAAGTACACGGATAGCAGTGCCGAGGTGGACAAAACAAAGCGTCtacatttcgccaaattctccaacatttcagTACAGACAGTCGCTGAAATTTCCGTGCAAACAGAACCTGAAGGAATAATAAAGACGCCTTCAATAAGGGCAAGGATCGATTCCAAGGTAGAGATTGTGAAACACATctctgctccagagaaaacatatCGAGGTGAAAGTTTAGGGTGCCAGACGGAGGGGGATTCTAATGGACAAAGCCCCCCATACCTGAGTAGCACGGTGGTCGGCACAATATCCCCACCTAAACCTGACAAGAAACGTCCAACGCCGCTAGAAATTGGATATGCCAATCACCTTCGGGCTGATTCCTCCTTTCAAGTTGTCCACTCCCCTCCCAAATCTCCCCAGGTGTTGTACTCCCCTCTCTCGCCCATGTCTCCAAACAAAGGCCTGGAAACCACCTTCCAGCCCGCCGACATCATCTCACAGAAACTGGCGGCTCCAGATGTGTCCATGACTCAGCCGCTCAGTCCACGGACCATCAAGGTGATGCAACGGTCCATGTCTGATCCTAAACCTCTCAGCCCCACAGCGGAAGAAAACTCTCGGTTGCACTTCCAATATAGCGACAGCTACGCGGTAAGTGAACGGCGCAGACATGTCCCCGCTGTCCCCCAATTATAACATGCCCATTGGTGATACTTTCCATGTCAAATATGATTAAATAATAGGATCAGGGTCTGGTTGCCAACGGCAATAATTAACCTGGTGGTTAACACTCATGTAATAATCAGGCATGTACCCGATTGGATGGTCACAACTCAGGTGAAGTTTAAAGGTTGGCACAGGCAAGGGAAGCTCGTTACCATCACAGGCTTCTCTCTCGGAGAATGTGAGGGACACGTGTTGCTGGCAGGGACGTGTATCAGGGGAGCTGTGGTTCACGGTTCATCAGGGACTCGGTATTGCAGGTAGCAGTAAAACTGCAAACGCCAGAGGATGCAGATGAGATAGAAGGGTAGTTCCAGTGTTGTACATTGCAGCAGGTAGATACAAGTCCTGCAGCACAGAGCTGCACAGGAGCTTCCTCCTgctgtgggcaagctgggctgccTTGGCCTAGACCTGGCAGACATAATATTTCTTACAGGCGGGGCAACCTGTAGCAAAAGGAAGGGCAAACAAGGGCCAGGAGATGGCTTTGGTAGATAGCATAAAGGACAATATCaccagattttataaatacacaaAAAGGGAAAAGGGTaacgagagagagtgggacccctcaggaTTCAAAACGGGCACCTCTGTGTGAGtcccaggagatgggcaaggtcctcaattagtTATTCTTGTCTGAATTTGTCAAGGAGGACAGAATGACAGAAGAACTTGGGGCAGTCGAcgcaagtgtcttgagagcagttagTGTTAcggtcgaggaggtgctgaaggCACTATCCTGTATGAGGATCTGAAtcgatatatccgaggacattgtgggaaactacagaggaaattgcaggagccctgattgaaatttaaatacaggagatgtgccagaagactggagggtggcaaatgttgtatctcttttcaagaaaggctgcagggaaaatgctgggaactataggccggtgagcttaacatctgtagttggtaagttactggagagaattCTGAGGAATAggttacaggcatttggatgggaaagggctgattagggatagttgaCATGGTtttgtgggaggtcatgtctcacaaacctgaatgagtttttttgaagacgttACCTTAAAGGTCAATGAGGGAAGAGCTGTAGatattgtgtacatggacttcagtaaagcattcgacaaggttccgcatggtaggctgcactagaaggttagatcgcatgggatccaaggagagatagctgaatggatagaaatttggcttcatggaaggaagcagagggtgatggtggaaggttgcttcttggactggaggcctgtgactagtggtgtgcctcagggttcagtgctgggcctgttactgtttgtcatctacatcaatgattttgacaAGAACATACAGGgttagattagcaagtttgctgatgatacaaaagttagtggttttgcagataatgaagatggttgtgaacgattgcagcaggatctggatccattggccgggtgggctgaggaatggttgatggaatttaatacagagaaatgtgaggtgttgcattttgggaagtctaacaagggcaggacctacacagtgaatgatagggctctgtggagtgttgtagagcagagggatctaggagtacaagtgcatggttctttgaagaTGGAgaagcaggtagataaggtggtcaaaaaggcttttggtgcattggccttcatcagtcagagtattgagtatagaagttgggaggtcatgttgtataagacattggtgaggtcacatttagattattgtgttcagttctgggcaccatgttataggaaagatgttgtcaagctgaaaagggtaccatgaagatttacgaggatgttgccaggactagagggtttaagctatagggagaggttgagtcggctgggactctattccatggagcgcaggaggatgaggggtgatcttatagaggtgtataaaatcatgagaggaatagatcgggttgatgcacagagtctcttgcccagagtaggcaaattgagaaccagaggacataggtttaaggtaaaggggaaaagatttaataggaatctgaagggtaagtttttcacacaaacattggtgggtgtatggaacaagttgccagaggaggtagttgaggctgggactatctcaacctttaagaaacagttggacaggtacgtggatagaacaagtttggagggatgtaggtgggactagtgtagctgggacatgctggttggtgttgacgtggggccaaagggcctatttctatgctgtatccctctatgactctatgattcattgatatagataataaacagcaaagggcccaacaccgatccctaaGGCACACAAcaagtcacaggtctccagtctgaaaaatatcaatccactatcaccctctgcttcctttcatgaagccagttctctatctagtCAGcttgctctccctggatcccatgcgatctaaccttcctcaACAGATATTCTCCTGATAacgtatgccctctagtcctcatGTATATTTTCTGTACACTCTtcagcttaatcacatccttacAATAGTTGAATGATCAGAACACACATTACTCCAAGTGATGTAACGTGATGCCCCAAGTCTGTATTCAATGCCCGATGAAGGGAAGCAGACCAACACCTTCCTCACCACCATGCGTTGCCATTAGTGAACTATATACCTGCATGACTGGGCTTGTCTGTGTCTGAAGGTCTTGCCATTGAAGGTCGTGCAAATCCTTCCCTGCCTCTCACTTGGTCGAGCTGCTATTCCGTGGCCACTTCAACAATTCATCTTGATTCTGAGACAACGTTCTTCATGGTCCATTATAGCACCGATATATATTGTATCTGTATTTCATTCATCAATAGTGTAGTGCATTCATCAAAAGCAC
Coding sequences:
- the pcloa gene encoding protein piccolo isoform X5; protein product: MMPSFLTEGRPLSAVSSVVNRFGLFDSKAEPEAAAARSQGETPGAAAGGRPEGIPAPAAAPRTAPSAASAPGSRTATPAASAPGTAARAASAPGTAARAAPGPRAATPATSAPRTATPAPGTAPPPKGNLCPVCTSTELRLQEPGSYGRCTECQRLVCIQCGFNPNPHITQVKEWLCLNCQMQRAMGTASAPTPGTKPGTPASVPQVIKQGQAQQKDPTHRVDQAKPLSQTGARKQPLLTKQKSIVASPPQKHKQASHGSPEQQAAQKPKPLRPQQVIPTTAAPAPLQASLGVQQKGSKQTRHTEQAPAQEPAEKQKDSDLRKQPQQLKAKGESAPGKEVVQKEEQARQGQKPSPVVTVSQEKQTAAEPPKHPCPKEEQRKPSQKQAATKPPSSQIPPESQKPPKPPEQSRRFSLNLGGSPQPPPFQPTTPQESVTGKLFGFGASLFSQASTLISTAPSPADQQKPGTKQQSAPPPPTPQKGSKPDTGKGETMPPAAEKPEQKATAATHSTKETGPAATKLTADTPGKVVMPAEGGAGTPAGTSCPLCKTALNIGCKAAPNYNTCTECNTRVCNLCGFNPRPHLTQVVEWLCLTCQTQRALSGQLGDPGKMPPLHPMSTNAPGKQQSPGLPPSKQQHSQKGQPSPSLAKETEQKPAGTSQAAETKDTVPVKPSETAPAVRQGQALVQEAQAPKPGSGEQSQAAQHKQAQLIPEQTGGADKPGAAVPTPGDKVPADEVKEVKAGQTVATTGHSESPPEATNTQTEQVRKPEPVENAKDKVTAEDDKSDSSALLQQRSPQGMSDTGYSSDGISSSLGEITNTLQSEDKDLLKEPVKKDSVSQESSPSSPSDLAKLESTVLSILEAQANTQNNAKPGQYKDPYGLYTEQEREHHRPRTLPITPESYSSDEEDLEDIQEEDEETLENESRAVTLHKTVARESCSSEEAAVRRQRYDSLEDSSESELSPRQHRPRAVSVGSSSSDSHASGDEEEFIRKQIIEMSAGEDESGSDEDEYIRGQLKEIGKKDHPETKGSTAKHRRLSKKSSTSHDDDSGRRHSWHDDDDDEVYDASPEAKYRETKSQENEEMSVSAGGGLRRFKTIDLNSSIANKYTEDSEKKDEMYYDEEPELEMESLTDSPEDRSRGEGSSSLHATSSFTPGTSPTSVSSLDEDSDSSPSHKKVLEESKQQRKARHRSHGPLLPTIEDSSEEEELREEEELLREQEKQRELEQQQRKSSTKKSKKDKDELRAQRRRERPKTPPSNLSPIEDASPTEELRQAAEMEELHRSSCSEYSPSIESESEGFEISPEKIIEVQKVYKLPTSVLLHSPTDDKSGNIMEDAIGQKSLKSADEAYEQMMQKAKLLQNQKGADEVFEKEPLYGGMLIEDYIYQSLVEDTYNGTADNRDLHSGQHPAAGLFQDGEKKLRSPDEIYEEIMRRSPGYSDARQSRQTQASVGNIQRQQVTTVQPGRQTIITHSSGAAETSPNMDRQLLDADAAYEELMKRQRALLTPGTSPTQPCSPLSPVTTDADHIPGATFPPASSSMGYDAMTSMPHSDAGVTQTVVTGSVVHSIPDVRITQHFTEEDIETEFPDYGADERPEMVKQSKPETTVISVAPSSTTPAISTCTIPSTITTTGVSLVSHTVPALATDLVAVGKATSEERATVAPTCTTARVTMSPVTGVVGRTSHVHPVPVSAPVDPANKSHHVVISVPPGQDSSQTPTSTLTSSPQVRPSTAANHYAKVGPSVSVTICGSSGVTQPASKAMSLSIRSGDGKLTTASTTASISCSTAQQVPYTTAWDCTAGSFITRPALYTAMGTPLPPPPPPLPPLMFPKPFAIPRKPCMPQVPICGMGYPIYAGVRTGVSNSVNQSSVLADSRFYHPPPPPVPPKPANIPSAMVFPTRPTDGIRPAIPPKPSLSHLPLTEHKPGELLHKPPSSTATLSLKLTSPGDFRPTSPTSPLSPYSNRASPKLTLHSQATYVVITLPSEPGTPTESITCQASPAHLCTTSTKSPALAPLPSTLSLAHFTQSLERKEIVEKGKTETVYFYQSLAQGVISTVAREMPAEATQVPVLYNTSVSISIPPNDKYPETSRLQGTDSSLDQGPSANDVIDLRTLTSLDSAMTTKGMDLSTLPADGRRQGSAVDAGTGRLTTVVQPNIVNLSTVAAAEQVAGCRTVVGSAFTAEPCEGQVDLVHAASLPLQLTARLDAVPTTRGPAAGVGVAEVPINLTCSSTAPVQGWSVPTPLTLAPTGTTNGWTDGDVPEIAAVDLSTTKPQRMMVSLDEATSGIVTAVVGVDDRPVDLTAGRQSVCCDVVYKLPFGRTCSSLEPASVLPEDRYGYRDDHYTYDRNGSRGLGNMKPSMSDTNLAEAGVFQYRTKYNFNAADAAVDLTAGKLTPGELMDYSAVCTQPHEHLSQGALSYPETRQLIAGTSPLPQYSQARLIATMGGHHGMPSVLRSSGGVVYSSVATPIPSTFAITTQPGSIFSHSLGLHGSESGLLGLDTATFQPAGSDPLQSGPHIAATYPESAGAPYLHEADYLQDPDIDPTTIPQLSPLTSPGSEENKHLLMEREMLEFEKMKQIRLAEELERERHEIQIFREQEKMIVQRELQELQTMKQQLLFQQEEERQAQFMMQQETIAQQQIQLEQIQQLQHQLQQQLEEQKIRQIYQIYDSPTTQTTSTSAESGAFWQTQDSNVSPLMSHDVPQSQPWYDGVPQHTPRHCLLSSVSEMSLKDIDAREGRQLRKRSSMPRLRATDSPEESLQDSKSYKKIVDSGVQTDDEEATERSYATRRRRSKKSVDSCVQTDDEDNAEEWDIPNRRRKSRVGKYTDSSAEVDKTKRLHFAKFSNISVQTVAEISVQTEPEGIIKTPSIRARIDSKVEIVKHISAPEKTYRGESLGCQTEGDSNGQSPPYLSSTVVGTISPPKPDKKRPTPLEIGYANHLRADSSFQVVHSPPKSPQVLYSPLSPMSPNKGLETTFQPADIISQKLAAPDVSMTQPLSPRTIKVMQRSMSDPKPLSPTAEENSRLHFQYSDSYATKSSQSVTPVGTQKKVKRTLPNPPPEEAGAALSPATYSSVGSASRRRVCRTTTMARAKILQDIDRELELVERESSKLRKKQAELDEEEKEIDAKLRYLELGINRRKEALLKEREKRERAYLQGVAEERDYMSDSEVSNIRDTRMDGQHGMERPRTAPQSDYDQFISSQTQSQPQYATTPHYTQYQYSSSTPTLPQTQFQQQGLYHQQVSPYQTQPSYQTVPTNSYQQSPPSQGQSTAYPHSSQVGMIQQKPRQTALVELEPKITTNYEVIHNQPVLMASTATGTTYAVPHLSNTYSSLDLRIGLDERGTLASSPMSSISADSYYTDIEPHEPRNYILIDDIGELTKGPSSLPPGFNLHNIQKEVQKSERLLRASEARRATDVKDFLGTLQSRLHSYGKAEEDSMEDPYELKLLKQQIKQEFRRGTEGLEHISGLPHYYHGDSSYRHFAKAEKYSISRLTLEKQAAKQLPPSFIYQKQSKHKKQLLDPQIAKFLPIQEARDVEAEYASYMGSTPSVTGVSSRARLIQDDITFGLRKNIREQQKFLGTAIRSTLDEEIDKAYMSGTRSRPPSVYGLDLSLKRDPSSTSLQIKSQENDPLDMAFTHSTPSGRTKPSSLPISHSRGRIPIVAQNSEEESPLSPVGQPMGMARAAAGPLPPISADTREQFGSSHSLPEVQQHMREESRTRAYDRDIAFIMDDFQHAMSDSEGLCTALNQLTEPNQTKLIPINSYHLRREETDWFDKPRESRLEDVPAALNRKVPDKLTHSRPSQSQSAEISGKPVQYNFPHSRVKVQRDVKDQTISGNGLGIKIIGGKEIPVQNGEIGAYIAKVVPGGSAEQTGKLTEGMQVLEWNGIPLTGKTYEEVQCIIGVPAREAEICGSQHAF